From Anopheles arabiensis isolate DONGOLA chromosome 3, AaraD3, whole genome shotgun sequence, a single genomic window includes:
- the LOC120900701 gene encoding myosin-IIIb-like isoform X5, with amino-acid sequence MSGNGTNVRGRRDRSSNLYKTTGGGDPLRIIQNKLELSPRNWNMAYNGLSQHVDFSRLPNPSERFELLDLIGEGTYGEVYSAKDKHTGRKYAVKILESIADNIEEIEEEYLVLRDLSKHPNIPDFAGLFLKRGTTVEDDQLWFVLELCTGGSVTDLVQGLRSRGARLSNNQIAYILRETVQALVFLHENHCMHRDIKGHNILLTETGHVKLVDFGVSSHLAATMARRNTSVGTPYWMAPEVIACEQQLDQSYDSRCDVWSVGITAIELAEGDPPLCELHPMRALFQIPRNPPPKLSHPEQYSSMLSDFISECLVKDLEQRPFSKELVTHPFLKSVGPYVDQIRQELRAEIARQREDGRAPSQAIATTKYGKLKSDRKSKPQKMYMDDLAALDVLTEDAIVEQLQKRYETNQIYTYIGDILIAVNPFSQVGLYTTQHQRKYTGQARSDNPPHIFAIADAAHQALVHQRQNQAIVISGESGSGKTESANLLLKQLVYLGKAVTKNLEERILQVNPIMEAFGNARTGINANSSRFGKYLELTMARSGKVNGARIFVYLLEQSRVVKQAEGEGNFHVFYYMYDGLQAEGRLEEYYLHPSYRKTHRYLQETATLPKTNVDRWKQLLASFRVLGFKDDEVDMVNRVLAAILNLGDIEFGEMDSNDNTDSRARVIDVAPMHRVSKLLGVDSADLLEALSSNSVVTRGETITRHNNVAEACTARDAMAKGLYGRLFDWMVNQINLLLVHNRNSNSSEQLAVGLLDIFGFENFSKNSFEQLCINIANEQIQYYFNQHIFTWEQQEYMAEGIPVDLVEFADNRPVLDMLLSRPLGLLALLDEESRFPRSTDRSLIEKFHNNVKSKFYQRPKSDAVCFAIHHFAGRVVYQADGFLEKNRNFLPAEIIQLIRQSQYDMIRFLFQCPITKTGNLYSAIQDTGSRQNVPSFIKVDTKEKFNSRGLASQSRAQQTVATYFRYSLMDLLQKMVTGTPQFIRCIKPNELKAAKSFDAAKVLKQLRYTGVLETIRIRQHGFSHRFTFADFLRKYCFLAYSFEERVVSNRESCRLLLVRLKMDGWALGKSKVFLKYYHVEYLSKLYEEHVRKIVLVQACVRRWLAKALYKREKQRVALSAVTLQKHVRGWLTRRRMRIMKEKQERERLEQERLEKERLAKERLAKEKKNNEQNKAKQALAKAKLIHQVSSNQLEAKHNHHHEKRAMDMNNKENERAAIVIQSYYRGYTIRKMRMTPEIEAKTKYILGIAKNRVEAQRMMQKEGFAKEDAARIIQRYYRTQKSKHNSNRDAMAAAVGAASAAAAGRKGPAPQPQPKPLTTKDQQMDLIAFSQNVHLLNQEVHKNLRVNKAGVPLDAIEKLPSDYRRPPGFVLVPGLLGTVPGGDCAKYSSLRSVDCDHEMTKEVIQRQRNMQQPPQRIDINRNDILGDRKMELSDRKLSSNWHQAFQGTDGTTPQDKFKGLASPLKNKRALAINDELHEPVFVPKNRSFLYNRRKIKTNRPTSVAFQRSAISIRTINRSCAIRRTSTATRRASQRHPTRARFASRRSSSRHGKHQHRPLGSACSGSVAAAALARRRRRQS; translated from the exons ATGAGCGGCAATGGGACGAACGTACGCGGAAGGCGAGATCGTTCCAGCAACCTGTACAAGACGACGGGCGGAGGCGACCCGCTGCGAATAATTCAAAACAAGCTGGAACTGTCACCTCGCAACTG GAATATGGCATACAATGGACTGTCGCAGCATGTGGACTTCAGCAGGCTGCCGAACCCGAGCGAGCGGTTCGAGCTGCTGGACCTGATCGGCGAGGGCACGTACGGCGAGGTCTACAGCGCGAAGGACAAACACACCGGGCGCAAGTATGCGGTCAAG aTATTGGAGAGCATTGCCGATAATATCGAGGAGATCGAGGAGGAGTATCTGGTGCTGCGCGATCTCTCCAAGCATCCCAACATTCCCGACTTTGCCGGGCTGTTCCTGAAGCGCGGCACCACCGTCGAGGATGACCAGCTGTGGTTCGTGCTGGAG CTATGCACCGGCGGCTCCGTCACGGATCTGGTTCAAGGTCTGCGCAGCCGGGGTGCACGGCTGTCGAACAACCAGATCGCGTACATACTGCGGGAGACGGTGCAGGCGCTGGTCTTCCTGCACGAGAACCACTGCATGCATCGGGACATCAAGGGCCACAACATACTGCTGACGGAGACGGGCCACGTGAAGCTGGTCGACTTTGGCGTGAGCTCGCATTTGGCCGCGACGATGGCGCGGCGAAACACGAGCGTCGGCACACCGTACTGGATGGCGCCAGAGGTGATCGCTTGCGAGCAGCAGCTGGATCAATCGTACGACTCGCGGTGCGACGTGTGGTCGGTGGGCATTACGGCGATCGAGCTGGCGGAGGGAGATCCACCGCTGTGCGAGCTGCACCCGATGCGGGCGCTGTTTCAGATCCCACGCAATCCACCGCCGAAGCTGTCCCATCCGGAGCAGTACTCGTCGATGCTGTCCGACTTCATATCGGAGTGTCTGGTGAAGGATCTCGAGCAGCGTCCGTTTTCGAAGGAGTTGGTCACGCATCCGTTTCTGAAGAGCGTCGGTCCGTATGTGGACCAGATACGGCAGGAGCTGCGGGCGGAGATAGCGCGCCAGCGCGAGGATGGTCGAGCGCCGAGCCAAGCGATCGCCACCACCAAGTACGGGAAGTTGAAGTCGGACCGCAAATCGAAACCGCAGAAGATGTACATGGACGATCTGGCCGCGCTGGACGTGCTGACGGAGGATGCGATCGTTGAGCAGCTGCAGAAGCGCTACGAAACGAACCAGATCTACACGTACATAGGCGACATACTGATCGCGGTCAATCCGTTCAGCCAGGTCGGGCTCTACACGACACAGCATCAGCGCAAGTACACCGGGCAGGCACGGTCGGACAATCCGCCGCACATCTTTGCGATCGCCGATGCCGCCCATCAGGCGCTGGTGCACCAGCGCCAGAACCAAGCGATCGTGATATCGGGCGAGAGCGGGTCGGGCAAGACGGAGAGCGCCAACCTGCTGCTCAAGCAGCTCGTGTACCTGGGCAAAGCGGTGACGAAGAACCTGGAGGAGCGCATTCTGCAGGTCAATCCCATCATGGAAGCGTTCGGCAATGCGCGGACGGGCATTAACGCGAACAGCTCCCGGTTTGGGAAGTATCTGGAGCTTACGATGGCCCGCAGCGGCAAGGTGAATGGGGCACGCATCTTCGTCTACCTGCTGGAGCAGAGCCGGGTGGTGAAGCAGGCCGAGGGTGAGGGTAACTTTCACGTGTTTTACTACATGTACGATGGGCTGCAGGCGGAGGGTCGGCTGGAGGAGTACTATCTGCATCCTTCGTACCGGAAGACGCACCGATATCTGCAGGAGACGGCCACGCTGCCGAAAACGAACGTGGACCGGTGGAAGCAGCTGCTGGCGAGCTTCCGCGTGCTCGGCTTTAAGGACGACGAGGTCGATATGGTGAACCGGGTGCTGGCCGCCATCCTGAACCTCGGCGACATTGAGTTCGGCGAGATGGACTCGAACGACAACACGGACAGCCGGGCCCGGGTGATCGATGTGGCGCCGATGCATCGCGTCTCGAAGCTGCTGGGCGTTGATTCGGCCGACCTGCTGGAGGCGCTGTCCTCCAACTCGGTTGTGACGCGCGGTGAAACGATCACGCGCCATAACAACGTGGCGGAAGCCTGCACGGCCCGGGACGCGATGGCGAAGGGCTTGTACGGGCGATTGTTCGATTGGATGGTCAATCAGATcaatctgctgctggtgcacaACAGAAATAGTAACAG CTCGGAACAGTTGGCGGTTGGATTGTTGGATATTTTTGGGTTCGAAAACTTCAGCAAAAACTCCTTCGAGCAGCTGTGCATCAATATCGCAAACGAGCAGATACAGTACTATTTCAACCAGCACATCTTCACCTGGGAGCAACAG GAGTACATGGCGGAGGGTATACCGGTCGATTTGGTCGAGTTTGCCGACAACCGTCCCGTGCTGGATATGTTGCTGAGCCGCCCGCTGGGACTGCTGGCACTGCTGGACGAGGAATCACGCTTTCCGCGCTCAACGGATCGTTCATTGATTG aaaaattCCACAACAACGTGAAGTCCAAGTTCTACCAGCGGCCAAAGTCGGATGCGGTCTGCTTCGCCATCCACCACTTTGCCGGCCGGGTGGTGTACCAGGCGGACGGGTTTCTGGAGAAGAATCGCAACTTCCTGCCGGCGGAAATCATACAGCTGATCCGCCAAAGCCAGTACGACATGATACGGTTCCTGTTCCAGTGTCCGATCACGAAGACGGGCAACCTGTACTCGGCCATCCAGGATACGGGCTCGCGCCAGAACGTGCCGAGCTTCATCAAGGTGGACACGAAAGAGAAGTTTAACTCGCGCGGGCTGGCGTCGCAGTCGCGGGCCCAGCAAACGGTGGCGACGTACTTCCGCTACTCGCTGATGGATTTGCTGCAGAAGATGGTGACGGGGACGCCCCAGTTCATACGCTGCATCAAGCCGAACGAGCTGAAGGCGGCCAAATCGTTCGATGCGGCAAAGGTGTTGAAGCAGCTGCGGTACACCGGGGTGCTGGAGACGATCCGGATTCGGCAGCATGGGTTCAGCCATCGGTTTACCTTTGCTGACTTCCTGAGAAA GTACTGCTTTTTGGCGTACAGTTTTGAAGAACGTGTCGTATCGAACCGAGAATCCTGTCGCTTGCTTTTGGTGCGCTTaaagatggatggatgggcaCTAGGAAAGTCCAAGGTATTCCTTAAGTACTATCACGTCGAGTACCTTTCGAAGCTGTACGAGGAACAT GTCCGTAAGATTGTGCTGGTGCAGGCCTGTGTAAGGCGCTGGCTGGCAAAGGCACTCTACAAGCGCGAGAAGCAGCGCGTCGCGCTGAGTGCCGTAACGCTGCAGAAGCACGTGCGCGGCTGGCTAACGCGCCGCCGCATGCGCATAATGAAGGAAAAGCAGGAGCGGGAGCGCTTGGAGCAGGAGCGGTTGGAAAAGGAGCGGTTGGCAAAGGAACGGTTGgcaaaggagaaaaagaacaaCG agcaaaacaaagcaaagcaggCGCTGGCAAAGGCGAAGCTCATACACCAGGTGTCGAGCAACCAGCTGGAGGCGaaacacaaccaccaccacgagaAGCGCGCCATGGACATGAACAACAAGGAAAACGAGCGAGCCGCCATCGTCATCCAGAGCTACTACCGCGGGTACACCATCCGGAAGATGCGCATGACGCCGGAAATCGAGGCGAAGACGAAGTACATCCTCGGCATCGCGAAGAACCGCGTCGAGGCGCAGCGCATGATGCAGAAGGAGGGCTTCGCGAAGGAGGACGCAGCCCGCATCATCCAGCGCTACTACCGCACGCAGAAGagcaaacacaacagcaaccgcGATGCGATGGCGGCAGCGGTAGGAGCGGCATCGGCGGCAGCGGCCGGCCGGAAGGGTCCGGCGCCGCAGCCGCAGCCGAAACCGCTCACCACCAAGGACCAGCAGATGGATCTGATCGCGTTCTCGCAGAACGTGCACCTGCTCAACCAGGAGGTGCACAAGAACCTGCGCGTGAACAAGGCGGGCGTGCCGCTGGACGCGATCGAGAAGCTGCCGAGCGACTACCGGCGGCCGCCTGGGTTCGTGCTCGTACCGGGACTGCTTGGTACCGTGCCGGGCGGTGACTGTGCCAAGTACAGCTCGCTCCGCAGCGTCGACTGCGACCACGAGATGACGAAGGAAGTGATACAAAG GCAGCGTAATATGCAGCAACCGCCACAGCGCATCGACATCAACCGGAACGACATCCTGGGCGACCGCAAGATGGAGCTGAGCGACCGGAAGCTCTCGAGCAACTGGCACCAGGCGTTCCAGGGGACGGACGGCACGACGCCCCAGGACAAGTTTAAGGGTCTCGCAAG TCCTCTGAAGAACAAGCGCGCCTTAGCGATTAATGACGAGCTGCACGAACCCGTCTTCGTTCCGAAGAATCGATCTTTCCTCTACA ATCGCCGCAAAATCAAAACGAACCGGCCCACATCCGTAGCATTCCAGCGTTCAGCTATCTCAATCCGAACAATCAACAGATCCTGCGCTATTCGCCGAACCAGCACCGCGACGCGTCGGGCGAGCCAACGCCACCCCACCCGAGCCCGGTTCGCCAGTCGCCGGTCGAGCAGCCGACACGGGAAGCATCAACACCGCCCACTCGGCTCGGCCTGCTCGGgctcggtggcggcggcggcgctgGCAAGAAGGCGGCGAAGGCAGAGCTGA